A genome region from Bacteroidota bacterium includes the following:
- a CDS encoding iron-containing alcohol dehydrogenase, whose translation MINFKYSTPTKVYFGKGEISKISDEIKKYGSKILLAYGGGSIKKNGIYNEVIKILKNNSFDYVELSNIEPNPQIETVKRGIEICRKNNVNFILAVGGGSVIDCAKAVSIGVFYNGDPWDFFMGKVVAKNALPIGAVLTISATGSEANANSVISNEKTNQKLPYKTELFIPKFAVLDPVYTFSVNKYQTAAGTSDIMSHCFEQYFSAVEDTFVQDRLTEAIIKTCIEFGDTVLQEPDNYNARANIMWASNLALNGLLSFGKKGDWATHFIEHIVSAYFELTHGAGLAIITPHWMRYILDENTVDKFVALGKNVWEIQGNDKFKIANKCIDKITEFFKSQGFPEHLSEVGIDLDNNLIEKIAEGVVIFGATGNIKLLKKEDVINILNAAK comes from the coding sequence ATGATAAATTTTAAATATTCTACACCTACAAAAGTATATTTTGGCAAAGGTGAAATTAGTAAAATAAGTGATGAAATAAAAAAATATGGAAGCAAAATTTTATTAGCGTATGGAGGTGGAAGTATAAAAAAAAATGGAATATATAATGAAGTTATTAAAATATTGAAAAATAATTCATTTGATTATGTTGAGTTATCCAATATTGAACCTAATCCTCAAATTGAAACTGTAAAACGAGGAATTGAAATTTGCCGTAAAAATAATGTTAACTTTATTCTTGCAGTAGGAGGAGGGAGTGTAATTGATTGTGCAAAAGCAGTTTCTATTGGAGTATTTTATAATGGAGATCCTTGGGATTTTTTTATGGGCAAAGTAGTTGCAAAAAATGCATTGCCAATAGGTGCTGTACTTACTATTTCTGCTACAGGATCAGAGGCGAATGCAAATTCTGTAATTTCAAATGAAAAAACAAATCAAAAATTACCTTATAAAACTGAACTGTTTATTCCTAAGTTCGCTGTTTTAGACCCCGTTTATACTTTTAGTGTAAACAAATATCAAACGGCAGCAGGTACATCTGATATTATGAGTCATTGTTTTGAACAATATTTTTCTGCTGTTGAAGATACTTTTGTTCAGGATAGGCTTACAGAGGCGATAATAAAAACTTGTATTGAATTTGGAGATACAGTTTTGCAAGAGCCTGATAATTATAATGCAAGAGCAAATATAATGTGGGCAAGCAACCTTGCTTTAAATGGATTATTAAGTTTTGGAAAAAAAGGAGATTGGGCAACTCATTTTATTGAACATATTGTAAGTGCTTATTTTGAACTTACTCATGGTGCGGGTTTAGCAATTATTACCCCACATTGGATGAGGTATATTCTTGACGAAAATACAGTTGATAAATTTGTTGCCCTTGGAAAAAATGTCTGGGAAATACAGGGAAATGACAAATTTAAAATTGCAAATAAATGCATTGATAAAATTACCGAATTTTTTAAATCACAGGGATTCCCCGAACATTTAAGCGAAGTAGGTATTGATTTGGATAATAATCTTATTGAAAAAATAGCAGAAGGTGTTGTCATTTTTGGTGCTACAGGAAATATTAAACTTTTAAAAAAAGAGGACGTGATAAATATTTTAAATGCTGCGAAATAA